A DNA window from Castanea sativa cultivar Marrone di Chiusa Pesio chromosome 7, ASM4071231v1 contains the following coding sequences:
- the LOC142644140 gene encoding RING-H2 finger protein ATL52-like, protein MAVPIFEDDIRKRPSKTTFEVGAIDSFEPSQQWSSSAIEVVGYVGAVIGAFLFIGIVHFCWRWCHPAQPDQHANNTNSNPNLELGPPPELPLRPFHADAGAGFITTECIIYLGDFEEGDRVAEIPACSHAFHAECIQTWLS, encoded by the exons ATGGCAGTACCAATATTCGAAGACGATATTCGAAAGCGACCTTCGAAGACGACATTCGAAG TAGGAGCAATTGACTCCTTTGAGCcatcacagcagtggagctctAGTGCCATTGAGGTTGTGGGGTATGTGGGTGCTGTTATTGGAGCTTTTCTCTTCATTGGGATCGTCCACTTTTGCTGGAGGTGGTGCCACCCTGCACAACCTGATCAACATGCCAACAACACCAACTCCAACCCCAACCTAGAGCTTGGTCCTCCACCGGAACTCCCACTACGACCTTTCCACGCTGATGCCGGTGCTGGATTCATCACCACAGAGTGCATTATCTACCTTGGAGACTTTGAGGAGGGTGACAGGGTTGCTGAGATTCCTGCATGCAGCCATGCATTCCATGCAGAGTGCATCCAGACATGGTTGAGTTAG